In one window of Bizionia sp. M204 DNA:
- a CDS encoding sugar transferase: MLKRFFDIVFSLLGIILSLPLLLVIALILKLESKGPIFYKQTRVGKGNSDFKIFKFRTMFIGSDKKGLLTVGDKDPRVTKTGFFLRKYKLDELPQLINVFLGSMSFVGPRPEVRHYVNYYSVDDMEILSVKPGITDYASIAFRDEAELLKTAKNMESFYINTILPQKIALNKKYINSASLLVDFKIIIKTIQTIMG; the protein is encoded by the coding sequence ATGTTAAAGCGCTTTTTTGATATCGTTTTTTCTTTATTAGGTATAATATTATCGTTACCTTTACTTTTGGTAATAGCACTAATTTTAAAGTTAGAGTCTAAAGGACCCATTTTTTACAAACAAACACGTGTAGGAAAAGGGAATTCAGATTTTAAAATTTTTAAATTTAGAACCATGTTTATCGGCTCGGACAAAAAGGGCTTGCTAACCGTTGGAGATAAAGACCCAAGAGTTACAAAAACCGGTTTTTTTTTAAGAAAATATAAGCTTGATGAACTCCCCCAATTAATCAATGTATTTTTAGGCAGTATGAGTTTTGTTGGACCTAGACCGGAAGTAAGACATTATGTTAATTACTATTCGGTTGATGATATGGAAATATTATCTGTAAAACCAGGAATTACAGACTATGCCTCTATTGCTTTTCGTGATGAAGCAGAATTATTAAAAACTGCTAAAAACATGGAGAGTTTTTATATAAATACCATTTTACCTCAAAAAATAGCACTGAATAAGAAATATATTAATAGCGCCAGCTTATTAGTAGATTTTAAAATTATTATTAAAACCATTCAAACTATTATGGGTTAA
- a CDS encoding GNAT family N-acetyltransferase — MKHNPFTSNTYQETWLKHFSKQKEGKQFQFIKNLSFIKHKFLPYYINAGRNMTNGMTYEIDALASDFKNKAVVIYDVPDYCNWTDPVKIPNLKIKKVRQYKGFLADLSKVTSFEAYLQNTLNAKSRNKFRSTLKKFESCFDVSYNYYYGDIAPDAYKTLMANFKNLVETRYGDLKIDTSLISEWPFYEELVYKMLHEKKAMIISIDVAGKPISMSLAFLGENSLVGAVKAFNTNYYKFNVGHIEISKFIDWCIKNDKEILDFSKGEYEYKTKWTNTNYLYNCHILYDTSNIASSITGYLLVKYFGFKQYLRDKNFNLFVAKTRFALKNFGASKEQKLPFKIHPIKGDINFKAYQLVDLNEEGERFPFLNRLVFDGLYQKPECVSGIKIYRSVKIIEGKPNYLVTGTKSKYLIEIL, encoded by the coding sequence ATGAAGCATAATCCGTTTACTTCCAATACATATCAGGAAACTTGGTTAAAGCATTTTTCAAAACAGAAAGAAGGCAAACAATTTCAATTTATTAAAAACCTGTCCTTTATAAAGCATAAGTTTCTACCATATTATATAAATGCTGGTAGAAATATGACTAATGGTATGACCTATGAGATTGACGCCTTGGCATCAGATTTTAAAAACAAAGCCGTGGTTATATATGATGTTCCAGATTATTGTAATTGGACTGATCCTGTTAAAATTCCCAATCTTAAAATTAAGAAAGTCCGCCAGTATAAAGGGTTTCTAGCAGATTTATCGAAAGTTACGTCGTTTGAAGCGTATTTGCAAAACACCTTAAATGCCAAATCCAGAAATAAGTTTAGGAGCACCTTAAAAAAGTTTGAGAGCTGCTTTGATGTATCCTACAATTATTATTATGGAGATATAGCTCCAGACGCTTATAAAACCTTGATGGCCAATTTTAAGAACTTGGTTGAAACACGCTATGGCGATTTAAAAATTGATACCAGTTTAATTAGTGAATGGCCATTTTATGAAGAATTAGTGTATAAAATGCTTCATGAAAAAAAGGCTATGATTATCAGTATTGATGTTGCGGGCAAACCTATTTCTATGTCGCTTGCATTTTTAGGGGAAAACTCGCTTGTTGGTGCGGTGAAGGCATTTAATACTAATTATTACAAGTTTAACGTTGGTCATATCGAGATTAGCAAGTTTATTGATTGGTGCATTAAAAACGACAAAGAGATTCTAGATTTTTCGAAAGGAGAATATGAATATAAAACAAAATGGACTAACACTAACTATTTGTATAATTGTCATATACTGTACGATACATCAAATATTGCTTCAAGTATAACAGGCTATTTATTAGTCAAGTATTTTGGGTTCAAGCAATACCTACGCGACAAAAATTTTAATTTATTTGTTGCAAAAACGCGTTTTGCACTTAAGAATTTTGGTGCTTCAAAGGAACAGAAACTGCCATTTAAAATTCATCCCATTAAGGGAGATATAAATTTCAAGGCCTATCAATTAGTTGATTTAAATGAAGAAGGTGAACGCTTTCCGTTTTTAAACAGACTTGTGTTTGACGGATTATATCAAAAACCAGAATGTGTTTCAGGTATTAAAATCTATAGGTCAGTTAAGATAATAGAAGGTAAGCCAAATTATCTAGTAACGGGAACCAAAAGCAAATATCTTATTGAGATTCTTTAG
- a CDS encoding polysaccharide deacetylase family protein, which translates to MKTQNGYLLISLDFELFWGLFDVKTTSNYHTNLKNVREVIPRLVALADQYNITLTFATVGFLFAKNKQELLSALPSEKPTYLNSRFNPYNLIENIGENETDDPFHYAESLIEFIRTNGNHEIASHTFSHYYANEDGQTPDQFEADIIAAVQIAKQKNINIKSIVFPRNQINEAYLKICAKHGIICYRGIENHWMFDTHDTKKLDNATHKAFRLTDAYCNVSGYNTYSISHLKNSHGILNIPSSKFFRPYSNSFKLLEPLRISRIKKGLVKAAKNNEIYHLWWHPHNFGKNMDANFKNLEDIFKLFTELQKNHDFQSVSMAQLAEKYHAKESQ; encoded by the coding sequence ATGAAAACACAGAACGGCTATTTATTAATTTCGTTAGATTTTGAGCTCTTTTGGGGCTTGTTTGACGTGAAAACAACATCAAACTATCATACTAATTTAAAAAATGTTAGGGAAGTGATACCTAGATTGGTGGCATTGGCCGATCAATATAATATTACCTTGACTTTTGCCACTGTTGGTTTCTTGTTTGCCAAAAACAAACAGGAATTATTAAGCGCGTTGCCATCTGAAAAACCAACCTATTTAAACTCCCGGTTTAACCCATATAACTTAATAGAAAACATTGGTGAAAATGAAACAGATGATCCATTTCATTATGCTGAATCTTTAATTGAATTCATAAGAACCAATGGAAATCATGAAATTGCTAGTCATACCTTCAGTCATTACTATGCCAATGAAGACGGACAAACTCCAGACCAGTTTGAAGCCGATATTATTGCGGCCGTCCAAATTGCAAAACAAAAAAACATAAACATAAAAAGCATTGTATTTCCTAGGAATCAGATTAATGAGGCTTATTTAAAAATATGCGCAAAACATGGGATTATATGCTATCGTGGTATTGAAAACCATTGGATGTTTGATACACATGACACAAAAAAACTAGATAACGCAACACATAAAGCATTCAGACTTACAGATGCCTACTGTAATGTTTCGGGTTATAACACCTACTCTATTAGCCATTTAAAAAATAGTCATGGTATATTAAACATTCCTTCAAGCAAATTTTTTAGACCCTATAGTAACAGTTTCAAATTATTAGAACCACTGCGTATTTCTAGAATTAAAAAAGGATTAGTCAAGGCCGCAAAAAATAACGAAATCTATCATCTTTGGTGGCACCCTCATAATTTTGGAAAGAATATGGATGCCAATTTCAAAAACCTAGAAGATATCTTTAAACTCTTTACAGAGCTTCAAAAAAATCATGATTTCCAGAGTGTATCTATGGCGCAATTAGCAGAAAAATACCATGCTAAAGAATCTCAATAA